A genomic stretch from Hymenobacter psoromatis includes:
- a CDS encoding glutamine cyclotransferase codes for MKNILPRLGLLAAAATLLTACPSEKPAETATPPAATQTHPTPVFNADSAYAFTAKQVAFGPRVPNSKAHVACGNYLAATLKRFGLTVREQPFEAMTFDGTQIKGRNIIAQYQPRAARRVALFAHWDTRPFADADKGAKKNKPMDGASDGASAVATALEIARVLSLQPDSLAPNVGVDIMLMDAEDWGYETGTQADIKDQLDETNGNSSWCLGSQYWAKHLVPAGYKAEYGILFDMVGAKDGHFTREGTSLNKARSVVDKIWNTAAKLGYSDYFLFKDTGAILDDHVYANEAGVPTVDIYDHPAFGEEYFPAYHHTTADNMSIIDRKTLKAVGQTVLQVLYQE; via the coding sequence GTGAAAAACATCCTTCCCCGCCTGGGCCTGCTGGCCGCCGCGGCCACCCTGCTCACGGCCTGCCCCTCCGAAAAGCCGGCCGAAACCGCTACCCCCCCCGCCGCGACCCAAACCCACCCGACCCCGGTTTTCAACGCCGACTCGGCCTACGCGTTCACGGCCAAGCAGGTGGCCTTCGGGCCGCGCGTGCCCAACTCGAAGGCGCACGTGGCCTGCGGCAACTATTTGGCGGCCACCCTCAAGCGTTTTGGACTGACCGTGCGCGAGCAGCCGTTCGAGGCCATGACCTTTGACGGCACCCAGATTAAGGGCCGCAACATCATCGCGCAGTATCAGCCCAGGGCGGCGCGGCGCGTGGCCCTGTTCGCGCACTGGGACACCCGGCCCTTCGCCGACGCCGACAAGGGAGCCAAGAAAAACAAGCCGATGGACGGCGCCAGCGACGGAGCCAGCGCCGTGGCCACGGCCCTCGAAATAGCGCGCGTGCTCAGCCTCCAGCCCGATAGCCTGGCCCCGAATGTGGGGGTAGATATTATGCTGATGGATGCCGAAGACTGGGGGTATGAGACTGGCACGCAGGCTGATATCAAGGACCAGCTCGACGAAACCAACGGCAACTCGTCGTGGTGCCTGGGCTCGCAATACTGGGCCAAGCACCTGGTGCCCGCCGGCTACAAGGCCGAATACGGCATCCTGTTCGACATGGTGGGGGCCAAGGACGGCCACTTCACCCGCGAAGGCACCTCGCTGAACAAAGCCCGCTCCGTGGTGGATAAAATCTGGAACACGGCCGCCAAGCTGGGTTACTCCGACTACTTTCTGTTCAAGGATACGGGGGCCATTCTCGACGACCACGTGTATGCCAACGAGGCGGGTGTGCCCACGGTGGACATCTACGACCACCCGGCTTTCGGCGAAGAATACTTCCCCGCCTACCACCACACCACGGCCGACAACATGAGCATTATCGACCGCAAAACCCTGAAAGCCGTGGGCCAAACGGTGCTGCAAGTGCTGTATCAGGAGTAG
- a CDS encoding amidase (catalyzes the hydrolysis of a monocarboxylic acid amid to form a monocarboxylate and ammonia): protein MQRRQFLQHGTQAALASALLPLAATAATGTAVPTPPPAADAAPAAAPVAGSFALSETSISDLQAQLASGKVTSRSLCQQYLARIAAIDKAGPGLNAIIELNPDALSIADGLDKERKAGKLRGPMHGIPVLIKDNIDTGDKMQTTAGALAMVGHHAAQDSHVAKQLRQAGAVILGKTNLSEWANFRSTHSASGWSSRGGQTHNPNVLDRTPSGSSAGSGAAASASLCAVAVGTETNGSIVSPSSVNGLVGLKPTVGLVSRTGIIPISATQDTAGPMARCVRDAAVLLGAMAGPDPADAVTVSANNPAKAADYTRLLRPDALKGQKLGVEKSHLANQAIGGELLRKAVADLKAQGATVVEVDVRTPTQPIGEAEFDVLLYEFKDGLNKYLANTKAPMKTLADVIAFNKAHAAQAMPFFQQEILEQAEKTDGLASEKYKAALRKVVDISRAALDEALKTDGGLAGILGITTGPAACIDLVNGEYNTGPGYAGAAAMAGYPHLTLPMGYVHGLPIGLSFVGAPYKEAELLALGYAYEQATKHRKAPEFKAVIG, encoded by the coding sequence ATGCAACGCCGCCAATTCCTTCAGCACGGTACCCAAGCCGCCCTCGCCTCGGCTCTGCTGCCGCTCGCTGCCACCGCCGCCACCGGCACCGCAGTCCCTACCCCCCCGCCCGCGGCCGATGCTGCGCCGGCTGCCGCGCCCGTGGCCGGCTCTTTCGCCCTCAGCGAAACGAGCATCAGCGACTTGCAGGCCCAGCTAGCCAGCGGCAAAGTCACTAGCCGCAGCCTGTGCCAGCAGTATCTGGCTCGCATTGCGGCCATCGACAAGGCTGGCCCTGGCCTGAACGCCATTATTGAGCTGAATCCCGACGCGCTCAGCATTGCCGATGGGCTCGATAAGGAGCGCAAAGCTGGCAAGCTGCGCGGCCCCATGCACGGCATTCCGGTGCTTATAAAGGATAATATTGACACCGGCGACAAGATGCAGACCACCGCCGGCGCGCTGGCAATGGTGGGGCACCACGCCGCTCAGGACTCGCACGTGGCCAAGCAATTGCGCCAGGCCGGGGCCGTTATTCTGGGGAAAACCAACCTGAGCGAGTGGGCCAATTTTCGCTCCACGCACTCGGCCAGCGGCTGGAGCAGCCGCGGCGGCCAGACCCACAACCCCAACGTGCTGGACCGCACGCCCAGCGGCAGCAGCGCCGGCTCGGGCGCGGCGGCTTCGGCCAGCCTGTGCGCGGTGGCCGTGGGCACCGAAACCAACGGCTCCATCGTGTCGCCGTCGTCGGTCAATGGCCTGGTGGGCCTCAAGCCCACCGTGGGCCTGGTGAGCCGCACGGGCATTATTCCTATCTCGGCCACCCAGGACACAGCCGGCCCGATGGCCCGCTGCGTGCGCGACGCGGCCGTGCTGCTGGGCGCGATGGCCGGCCCCGACCCCGCCGATGCCGTGACGGTTTCGGCCAATAATCCGGCGAAAGCCGCCGACTATACGCGCCTGCTGCGCCCCGACGCGCTCAAAGGCCAGAAGCTGGGGGTAGAAAAAAGCCACCTCGCCAACCAGGCCATCGGCGGCGAGCTGCTGCGCAAAGCCGTGGCTGACCTCAAGGCCCAGGGCGCCACGGTGGTGGAAGTGGACGTGCGCACTCCCACCCAGCCCATCGGCGAGGCCGAGTTCGACGTGTTGCTCTACGAGTTCAAGGATGGCCTGAATAAATACCTGGCCAACACCAAAGCCCCCATGAAAACCCTGGCCGACGTGATTGCCTTTAACAAGGCCCACGCCGCCCAGGCCATGCCCTTTTTCCAGCAGGAAATTCTGGAACAAGCTGAAAAAACCGATGGCCTGGCCAGCGAGAAGTACAAAGCCGCGCTGCGCAAAGTGGTCGATATTTCCCGTGCCGCGCTCGATGAGGCCCTGAAAACCGACGGTGGCCTGGCGGGCATCTTGGGCATCACGACCGGACCGGCTGCCTGCATCGACCTCGTAAATGGCGAGTATAACACTGGTCCCGGCTACGCGGGCGCGGCGGCGATGGCGGGCTACCCCCATCTCACGCTGCCGATGGGCTACGTGCACGGCCTGCCCATTGGGTTGTCGTTCGTGGGCGCTCCTTATAAGGAAGCCGAATTGCTGGCGCTCGGCTACGCGTATGAGCAGGCGACCAAGCACCGGAAAGCCCCGGAGTTTAAGGCGGTGATTGGGTAG
- a CDS encoding dehydrogenase codes for MPFNALTPALVSSFEQIVTPAHVLTAATAEAQQYDAYGRDHTEDLHFAPDVVLRPATVEEVSAIMKLCHEHRVPVTARGAGTGLSGGALPIHNGVVLSMERFNKIIKIDERNLQATVEPGVVTEAFQNAVKEVGLFYPPDPASKGSCFLGGNLSQSSGGPKAVKYGTTRDYVLNLQVVLPTGDIIWTGANTLKNATGYNLTQLMVGSEGTLGIITKAVFRLLPYPQHNILMLVPFRREAQAAEAVSAVFRAGIIPSGMEFMEREAIAWSSDYLKIPLTLPEDITAHLLIELDGQDLDELYKEAEQVYGVLERYDVGEILLADTAGQKDDLWKIRRNIGNSVRYNSVYKEEDTVVPRAELPTLLKGVKEIGARYGFKSVCYGHAGDGNLHVNIIRGDLTDEQWNVGLRQPISEIFQLCVQLGGTISGEHGIGLVQKPFMHIALAETNLNLMRGIKQVFDPHGILNPGKIF; via the coding sequence ATGCCCTTCAACGCCCTTACCCCCGCGCTGGTATCCTCTTTCGAGCAAATCGTGACTCCGGCGCACGTGCTCACGGCGGCCACCGCCGAGGCTCAGCAGTACGACGCCTACGGCCGCGACCACACCGAGGACTTGCATTTCGCGCCCGATGTGGTGCTGCGCCCGGCCACCGTGGAGGAGGTCAGCGCCATTATGAAGCTCTGCCATGAACACCGGGTGCCCGTGACGGCGCGCGGGGCCGGCACCGGCCTCAGCGGCGGTGCGCTGCCCATTCATAACGGCGTGGTGCTCAGCATGGAGCGCTTCAATAAGATTATCAAAATTGACGAGCGCAACCTGCAAGCCACCGTGGAGCCGGGCGTGGTGACGGAGGCATTCCAGAACGCGGTGAAGGAAGTCGGCCTCTTCTACCCCCCCGACCCGGCCAGCAAGGGCTCGTGCTTTTTGGGCGGCAACCTCAGCCAGAGCAGCGGCGGCCCCAAGGCCGTGAAATACGGCACCACCCGCGACTACGTGCTTAATCTGCAAGTAGTGCTGCCCACGGGCGACATTATCTGGACCGGGGCCAACACCCTCAAAAACGCCACCGGCTACAACCTCACGCAGCTCATGGTGGGCTCGGAGGGCACGCTGGGTATTATTACCAAAGCGGTGTTCCGGCTCCTGCCCTACCCCCAGCATAACATCCTGATGCTGGTGCCCTTCCGCCGGGAGGCGCAGGCGGCGGAGGCCGTTTCGGCGGTGTTCCGGGCCGGCATCATCCCCTCGGGCATGGAGTTTATGGAGCGCGAGGCCATCGCCTGGTCTTCGGATTATTTGAAAATTCCGCTCACGCTGCCCGAGGATATCACGGCCCACCTGCTCATCGAGCTCGATGGCCAGGACCTCGACGAGCTCTATAAGGAAGCCGAGCAGGTTTATGGCGTATTGGAACGCTACGACGTGGGCGAAATTCTGCTGGCCGACACCGCTGGGCAGAAAGACGACCTCTGGAAAATTAGGCGTAACATCGGCAATTCGGTGCGCTATAACTCCGTGTATAAGGAGGAAGACACCGTGGTGCCGCGCGCCGAGCTCCCTACCCTCCTCAAAGGCGTGAAGGAAATTGGCGCGCGCTACGGCTTCAAAAGCGTGTGCTACGGCCACGCCGGCGACGGCAATCTGCACGTCAACATCATCCGCGGCGACCTCACCGACGAGCAGTGGAACGTGGGCCTGCGCCAGCCTATCTCGGAGATTTTCCAGCTCTGCGTGCAGCTCGGCGGCACCATTTCGGGCGAGCACGGCATCGGGCTGGTGCAGAAGCCGTTTATGCACATTGCCCTGGCCGAAACCAACCTGAACCTGATGCGCGGCATCAAGCAAGTATTTGACCCGCACGGGATTCTGAACCCAGGCAAGATATTTTAG
- a CDS encoding cysteine--tRNA ligase, with product MLTLYNTLTRKKESFEPLHPPLVGLYLCGPTVYNDAHLGNARGPIVFDVLTRYLRYLGYQVRYVRNITDVGHLVGDGDEGEDKLAKAARAQQLEPMQVAQHYTVRYRQAMAALGCLPPDIEPQASGHITEQIALIEEIIGRGLAYEINGSVYFDVPKYNAEGLNYGRLSGRVVEELLAGTRAELAGQAEKRSPQDFALWKNAAPEHLMRWPSPWGLGFPGWHLECSAMSRKYLGAAFDIHGGGLDLMFPHHECEIAQNEASDTPGTGARFWLHNNMLTVNGQKMSKSLGNFITLNEFFQGGSAALSQAYSPMTLRFFFLQAHYRSPIDLSDDALQAARKGYRKLMNGLRLLDSEKLRVQSEEFEIDEQKLAANSQQLIALSQKPFEFLNDDLNTPRALAALFDLLKRFNTLATTPAALAEVSPEAVAEAAAAYRAVVVDILGLRDEPRASAEELLALALGFYQEAKSAKAYDKVDQIRSALKTQGIVIKDTKTGVEWAYSEE from the coding sequence ATGCTGACCCTCTATAATACGCTGACCCGTAAAAAGGAATCTTTCGAACCGCTGCACCCGCCGCTGGTGGGCCTCTACCTCTGCGGCCCTACCGTGTATAACGATGCCCACTTGGGCAACGCGCGCGGCCCTATCGTGTTCGACGTGCTCACGCGCTACCTGCGCTATTTGGGCTACCAGGTGCGCTACGTGCGCAACATCACCGACGTGGGTCACCTCGTGGGCGATGGCGACGAGGGCGAGGACAAGCTGGCCAAAGCCGCCCGCGCCCAGCAGCTGGAGCCCATGCAAGTGGCGCAGCACTACACCGTGCGCTACCGCCAGGCGATGGCCGCGCTGGGCTGCTTACCCCCCGACATTGAGCCGCAGGCCAGCGGCCACATCACCGAGCAAATAGCTCTTATTGAGGAGATAATCGGCCGCGGCCTGGCCTATGAGATTAATGGCTCGGTGTATTTCGACGTGCCTAAGTACAACGCCGAGGGCCTGAACTACGGCCGCCTTTCGGGCCGCGTGGTGGAAGAATTGCTGGCGGGCACCCGCGCCGAGCTGGCCGGGCAGGCCGAAAAGCGCTCGCCCCAGGACTTCGCGCTCTGGAAAAACGCCGCGCCCGAGCACCTCATGCGCTGGCCCTCGCCCTGGGGCCTGGGCTTCCCCGGCTGGCACCTCGAATGCTCGGCCATGAGCCGCAAGTACCTCGGCGCTGCGTTCGACATTCACGGTGGCGGGCTCGATTTGATGTTTCCGCACCACGAATGCGAAATCGCGCAGAACGAGGCCAGCGACACGCCCGGCACCGGCGCGCGCTTCTGGCTCCACAACAACATGCTGACCGTGAACGGCCAGAAGATGAGCAAGTCGCTGGGCAACTTCATCACCCTCAACGAGTTTTTTCAGGGGGGTAGCGCGGCGCTCTCGCAGGCCTACTCGCCCATGACGCTGCGCTTCTTCTTCCTGCAAGCCCACTATCGCTCGCCCATCGACCTCAGCGACGATGCCCTGCAAGCCGCCCGCAAAGGCTACCGCAAGCTCATGAATGGGTTGCGGCTTTTGGACAGTGAAAAGTTAAGAGTTCAGAGTGAAGAGTTTGAAATTGACGAGCAAAAGCTAGCCGCTAACAGCCAGCAGCTGATAGCTTTAAGCCAAAAGCCGTTCGAGTTTCTGAACGATGACCTGAACACGCCGCGCGCGCTGGCCGCGCTTTTCGACCTGCTCAAGCGCTTTAACACGCTGGCCACTACCCCCGCCGCGCTGGCTGAAGTCAGCCCCGAGGCCGTGGCGGAGGCCGCCGCGGCCTACCGCGCCGTGGTGGTCGATATTCTGGGCTTGCGCGACGAGCCCCGCGCCAGCGCCGAAGAATTATTGGCGCTCGCGCTGGGTTTCTACCAGGAAGCCAAATCGGCGAAAGCCTACGACAAGGTGGACCAAATTCGCAGCGCCCTCAAAACCCAGGGCATCGTGATTAAGGATACCAAAACCGGCGTCGAGTGGGCGTATAGCGAAGAGTAG